From the Malus domestica chromosome 17, GDT2T_hap1 genome, one window contains:
- the LOC103411865 gene encoding pollen receptor-like kinase 4 yields MVMGAHMAMAKLMRAPTPASFITLFVAYLSCMVMLPFGSPMDSTTDALLKFKKTLQLGSKTEVLSNWDPKKNPCNGNTANWVGVLCFNGNVRGLQLENLGLQGKLDLEPLAQLPYLKTLSFMNNMLDGPLPDLKKFKKLRSLYLSYNHFSGEIPDDEFEGMHLLRKLYLANNAFSGKIPSSLTTLPRVFDVGLEGNKFSGQIPDFMQKDLKRLNVSQNELEGPVPQSLKKMDPSNFAGNGKLCGPPFQGACNPHSPPPSPPAAPPTTPAPPPKCTGDSCGTSKKPSGLKVALIVVSLLLLLALIAVIFMFLNNRKQRSELDGTESLDESSKYTAAAGSSQMDVKSVETNPHPKRADQGKLSFVREDRQRFDLHDLLRASAEILGSGTFGASYKALIMTDAVVVKRYKQMNNVGREEFHEHMRRLGRLTHENLLPLVAYYYRREEKLLVSDFVENGSLASHLHGNHNSDMPVLDWPTRLRIIKGISRGLTYLYSTLPSLVVPHGHLKSSNVLLDENFEPLLNDYALLPVINMEQAQHLMMAYKSPEYAQHRRITKKTDVWCFGIIILEVLTGKFPENYLKQSYDSKADLVNWVNGMIKEKRTSEVFDVEMGRVGNSRGELLKLLKIGVSCCEEDVERRLDLNEVVEKIEELYEGESDADYRSSVSSEGDDYTSQVV; encoded by the exons ATGGTAATGGGCGCGCATATGGCTATGGCTAAGCTTATGCGCGCACCAACCCCAGCATCCTTTATTACCCTCTTTGTTGCTTATCTGTCATGCATGGTCATGTTACCGTTTGGTTCACCAATGGATTCGACCACCGATGCCCTTTTGAAGTTCAAGAAAACGTTGCAATTGGGAAGCAAAACCGAGGTTCTTAGCAATTGGGATCCTAAGAAAAACCCGTGTAATGGTAACACGGCAAATTGGGTTGGTGTGCTTTGCTTTAATGGGAATGTCAGGGGTTTACAGCTCGAAAACTTAGGTTTACAGGGAAAGCTGGATTTGGAGCCTCTCGCTCAGTTGCCTTATTTGAAAACCCTAAGTTTCATGAACAACATGTTGGATGGTCCATTACCGGACcttaagaaatttaaaaagttgAGGTCTTTGTATTTGTCTTACAATCATTTCTCTGGTGAGATTCCAGACGATGAATTTGAAGGTATGCACTTGTTGAGGAAATTGTATCTAGCAAACAATGCGTTTTCAGGCAAAATTCCTTCTTCCCTTACCACTTTGCCTAGGGTTTTCGACGTGGGACTTGAGGGGAACAAGTTTAGTGGCCAAATACCTGATTTTATGCAGAAGGATTTGAAAAGGTTGAATGTATCTCAAAATGAATTGGAGGGTCCAGTTCCACAAAGCCTAAAAAAGATGGATCCAAGTAACTTTGCAG GTAATGGAAAGCTATGTGGTCCGCCTTTTCAGGGAGCATGCAACCCccattctcctcctccttctccaccTGCTGCTCCTCCTACGACTCCTGCCCCACCGCCTAAATGCACAGGGGACTCATGTGGCACGTCTAAGAAGCCGTCAGGTCTAAAAGTAGCCCTAATTGTGGTGAGTCTATTACTCCTACTGGCCCTCATTGCTGTGATTTTCATGTTCCTCAACAACAGAAAGCAACGATCAGAATTAGACGGGACTGAATCATTGGACGAGTCTTCCAAGTATACGGCAGCTGCAGGGAGCAGCCAAATGGATGTTAAATCAGTAGAAACTAACCCACATCCAAAGAGGGCGGACCAGGGAAAGTTGTCATTCGTGAGGGAAGACAGGCAGAGGTTTGATTTGCATGACCTTCTTAGGGCCTCAGCTGAAATCTTGGGGAGCGGGACATTTGGGGCTTCCTACAAGGCTTTGATCATGACTGATGCTGTGGTGGTCAAGAGGTATAAGCAGATGAACAATGTGGGTAGAGAGGAGTTCCATGAGCACATGAGAAGGCTTGGAAGATTGACACACGAAAACTTATTGCCCTTGGTAGCCTATTATTATAGAAGGGAAGAGAAGCTCTTGGTTTCTGACTTTGTAGAGAATGGTAGCTTGGCTTCTCATCTTCACG GCAATCATAATTCAGATATGCCTGTGCTTGATTGGCCAACACGTTTGAGAATAATCAAAGGCATATCAAGAGGATTGACATACCTCTACAGCACACTCCCTAGCTTGGTTGTACCCCATGGTCATCTGAAATCCTCTAATGTGCTTCTAGACGAAAATTTTGAGCCCCTATTGAACGACTATGCTCTACTCCCCGTGATCAACATGGAGCAAGCTCAACACTTGATGATGGCCTACAAGTCACCCGAATATGCCCAGCACCGGCGTATAACAAAGAAGACTGATGTATGGTGCTTTGGAATAATCATCTTGGAGGTGTTAACGGGAAAGTTCCCGGAGAACTACCTCAAGCAAAGTTACGATAGTAAGGCGGATTTAGTGAATTGGGTCAACGGAATGATCAAGGAAAAGAGGACGAGTGAAGTGTTTGATGTAGAAATGGGGAGAGTTGGGAACAGTAGAGGAGAACTGCTAAAGCTGTTAAAGATTGGAGTGAGTTGTTGTGAGGAGGATGTGGAGAGAAGGCTGGATTTGAATGAAGTTGTTGAGAAGATTGAAGAATTGTATGAGGGAGAAAGCGATGCAGATTACCGATCAAGTGTTTCTAGTGAAGGAGATGATTACACTTCACAAGTGGTGTga